The following is a genomic window from Neurospora crassa OR74A linkage group III, whole genome shotgun sequence.
AACTGAAGTCAGCTGGTCTCAACCTACAGCTGTTACCTGTCCTGGAAGATAGAGCCAGGGACAAGGTGAAGATGCGCCAGGCAATCGGTGACCGTCTTATCAACGATTTGCAACGACAGTTCAGCGAGCAAAAGCATGCTTTGAATCGCCCAGTGGAATTTCGCCAATGGGTTTACGAGAGTTATTCCAGTCGCGCAACTCGAGTCAGCCACGGCCGTGTGCCTTTTCTTGCTGGGCTACCTGACAGTCAAGAGGAGACACTGAACTTCTTGATGAACAGTGGGTTCGATcccaagaagcaaaagtACTTGCAAGACATCGCCTGGGATCTTCAAAAGCGGAAATGTGACACGTTGAAGTCCAAGCTGAACATCCGTGTCGGTCGATCAGCATACATTTACATGATTGCCGATTTCTGGGGTGTGCTTGAGGAAAATGAGGTTCATGTCGGATTCTCCTCAAAGTTCagagacgaggaggagtctTTTACACTCCTATCGGACTGTGATGTCCTCGTGGCGCGATCCCCAGCCCATTTCCCTAGTGATATCCAACGGGTTCGAGCAGTCTTCAAGCCAGAGCTCCACAGTCTCAAGGATGTAATCATCTTCTCTACTAAAGGAGATGTACCGCTTGCTAAGAAGCTATCTGGTGGAGACTACGACGGCGATATGGCCTGGGTCTGCTGGGATCCGGAGATCGTCGATGGTTTCGTCAATGCGGAAATGCCTCTGGAGCCCGACCtgtctaggtacctaaaGAAGGACAAAACGACTTTCAAACAACTTATGGCCTCACACGGCACGGGCTCAGCGGCCAAAGAGCAGACTACATACGATATGATCCAGAAGAGCTTCCATTTCGCCCTGCAGCCCAACTTCTTGGGCATGTGCACTAACTACAAAGAAAGGCTCTGTTACATCAACAATAGTGTGTCTAACAAGCCGGCCATCATTCTTAGTTCACTGGTGGGAAACCTCGTCGATCAGAGCAAGCAAGGTATTGTCTTTAACGAAGCAAGCTGGGCTCAATTGCGTAGGGAACTGCTTGGCGGTGCATTGTCCCTTCCTGACCCAATGTACAAGAGCGACAGTTGGCTCGGGCGCGGAGAGCCTACCCACATTATTGACTACCTGAAATTCTCCATCGCCAGGCCTGCGATTGACAAGGAACTGGAAGCCTTCCACAATGCCATGAAAGCGGCCAAGGATACAGAAGACGGCGCTCACTTTTGGGATCCGGATCTCGCTTCCTACTACACGTTCTTCAAGGAGATTAGCGACAAGTCGCGATCGTCCGCACTGCTATTCACGACTCTGAAGAACCGTATCGGCGAAGTCGAGAAAGAATATGGCAGGTTGGTCAAAAACAAGGAGATGAGAGACAGCAAGGACCCCTACCCTGTCCGCGTCAACCAGGTTTATGAAAAATGGTGCGCCATCACGCCTGAGGCGATGGACAAATCCGGAGCAAATTATGATTCTAAGGTGATCAGGTTGCTGGAGCTGTCCTTCCTCGCGGACCGTGAGATGAATACATGGGCATTGCTGAGGGCTAGCACGGCTTTCAAGCTGTACTACCACAAGAGCCCCAAGTTCGTGTGGCAGATGGCGGGCAGACAGCTCGCGTACATTAAGGCGCAGATGACGAGCAGACCCGGTGAAGGCGCCCCGGCGTTGATGACCGCGTTCATGTATGCGGGCTTGATGCCGGATAAGAAGTTTACGAAGCAGTATGTGGCCAGGCTGGAGGGCGATGGATCGGAGTACCCTGATCCGGAGGTCTATGAAGTGCTGGGCGATGATGATTTTGATGGAATTGGTTTCACAGGGAATGGCGATTATTAGTCGGGTTGCTTGGAGGGGGCCGCTGCATCCTTATTTTTCTGATTTTCCGAGTCTTTGGTGCTGGGAATGGGAATCTTCTGACCATGTTCCCTATGGGTGAGTGCTCATTTTATGGACTTCAGTTTTGGAGTTTTCTTTCGGCTTTGAGATCTGCCTGAGCAAGCGAGGCGTGGGACATTCGGTTGGTCGCTAGAACATAAAACGAAAATGGGAGATGATATGATTCTTCGTGGCGTGATAATATTGAGATATTTGGGTGCTGTGCTTTGTATCCATGTCGCAGATATTCGTTCCTACTTGTTGCCCGCGAAGCAGATTTGGTCCAACTTTCAAACAATAGTCAGCAACCTTGAGGAAACTATCGATCTCGATACAGACGCTTAGAATAAATAGCGTCCTCGCTCCCTTAGCCTCCGACCTCCATCCTAGGTGGAGCACCCGGGATCTCCTAGACTCCTTTCAGACCTGTCTAAGTGAGATATATAGTGCAAAGCAGTTGGTGTTACACTTTGGTATTACATCAACAAGACAATTTGAGATAGACTCATTCCCTCCGGTTTTCTTCCGATTGCGACTCTATTTGATGATTTTTTTTCCATCTACCCCTGACAAGCATAACTCTAGCAAATCTTTTTGCTGAATGAATGTAGGCTCTTTGGGATTTCGAGGTTTTGACCTTGAAACCTTTGATCTTTTGTTCTTTTGCCTTTTCGTTGAGTTGGAAAGTATATCAACTCTACCTGATCACATCggaagcaacaacaacaacaacaacaacaacaacaacaacaacaacaacaacaacaacaacaacaacaacaacaacaacaacaacaacaacaacaacaacaacaacaacaacaacaacaacaacaacaacaacaacaacaacaacaacaacaacaacaacaacaacaacaacaacaacaacaacaacaacaacaacaacaacaacaacaacaacaacaacaacaacaacaacaacaacaacagcaacaacaacaacaacaacaacaacaacaacaacaacaacaagaacaacaacaagaacaactaTCAGGTTTAACCTCGGTACCATTTGTAACAGACCGAGCGACCTCATAGCTTTATGGGAAAATTAATACACGTCCAGAGATACATAACAaatacaacaacaacaatgaaGTTCAAAGAGTTTCTCGCCCGCcgttccaccaccaccagcaccaccaccacccacagcATAAACCTCGAGTGTATGAGTGACGAGTACAACATGAACCGTCGACGATCATTtggtcgaggaggagcagggaaTATCCGTATGTgtcctttttttatttccccttccctttctttcttttttcatcCTCGATTCTTCCCTCCCCGTGCCCGCTGCTCGACAACTAACACCAAGTCAATACCTAGGTTCCCGAGAAGAAGCTGTAACTTTCCCTCCCATCATCATGTTCAcgcccatgtccatgtccacgtCTATCCGCTCCAGCATGATCCACCATCATATTGATCATGAACCGGGTTCCGGTGGTGGCGACGAAAGCGAAACCGCAAGCGCAAGCACCTCAGACAACATGGAAACCAGCGGGGGGAGTAATCCCgagaatgatgatgatgcagtcCACAGGCCAACTTGCCCATATCAGTTTCACTACCGGTATCATTATCGGCATTATCGACCTGGGCATTTTAGTGGTGGCGGCAgtagcggcggcagcagcagtggtggcagcagcagtgcaTGGAGCTCCATGTCTGTTTCTTCGTCTACTTTGGGCACGCGGGAGTCTGTGGCTTTGTTGGGTGGTAGTAGAAGAGGTAGGTTGTTGAGTGGGATGAGGCAGGTGTTGAGCGGTGGAAGCGGTCGAAGCGGTGGAAGCGGTGGGAGTGGGTATGGACATAAAAATGGGCAGTCACCGCGAtagaggaaaagaggagaaggagagttTTTATTGAGTTGgtggggaaggagaagaaaaaaaatcaaaaaacGGGCGTGGCTTTGTTTTTGTCTGATCGTGGGCGGACGAACGGATTCTTGCTGGGTAGTAGTTTTGGTGTAGGCGTTGGggttataaaaaaataaaaggggaCGAACTTGGTTAGGATGTGTTGGGTTGGGATAGAAATCAAGAGTAATGATGGGAAAACAGGAATGGATTGGAATGAGATATCTTGGTAGGCTGGTGGGAAGCAAAAGTTGTGTGTTTTCGTGGGTCATGATGGGTGTTGAAGCAGTAAAGGAGGGCAGGAAAGGAGCAGACGGGTATCAAAAGTTTCATAGCTTGATTAAAGTTCTTGATGGCCAACACCTGATCTTCATGATGTAAGATTTCCCAACTTGATAACATTGCATTGAAGACGGTATGTTGGAAAGTTTGAAGTGGAAatgctggcggcggcgagggggAGGTCCGTCGGCGGCATGACTCATATTTCTCCACAACTGTTTGTCCCGATATAGACCCTTGCTTCAACCAAATGTTACAACAATAGCTTCAAGGGCGGCTCTGTGGTGTAGTGGTAGCATACTTGCTTTGGGTGCAAGTGGTCCCAGGTTCGAACCCTGGCTGAGCCCTTCTAGcaatattttttttctcttttttcgaCTTTGCTAGTTTGCTCGTCTTGTTATGATTTGAGAGTGGATGCCGCTTGCTTTTTTGGCTGCGGCTGTGCGCGGGCCTGCCGGTGACCTGCCCTGCCCGATGTCGGGACCTGCATTGCAGCGGGCAACCATCAACACAACATCGTCAAGACAAAACACCTCCTTGAACAAAACTCCACTTTTTGTGAGTGTTGGAGAGACGATTGTCTTATCCAGCCAATACACACCTATTTTGCGGCCTTGGAAAGCTGTTGGTTTAACATGTTCCGCGACTGCGcctctcctccagctccagctccagcgtCCATACGTTGGACTGTTGGTTATGTCGATGCCATTCGGTCGTGAACTGACCCTTGAACACGGAACGCGGTATGTTAGGGAGGGGCATTGTGAAGATCAAGATTGAAAATGAATTCTGCAAGTTCCCATCCCGATACATCCCATAGACGACGTCTACACTAAATGCAAAAGAAAATTGCAGAACAGACGACAATCATGCTTCCTAGTCCTCCCTTGAACACGGTACTTTCGTTCACAATGGCATTTGCTTCCTGTTCATCAATGTCTCAGATCACACCTGGGTACTTGAGCCATGGAAAAAGAGAGCAACATTCCGGTGACCTGCCAACGGGATGGAATTCGCATACCTTTGCACCATGCCTCGCTCGTAGGGAGCTAGAAGAGCTATGATGGCGTGGAACCGAGAGCCAACAGAGAGCGAATAGGTATTTCTACCATTGGTTCCCCATGTATATCCTCTctctgtttttctttttcagcCTGTTACGTCGAGTTGCTACATTAAGAGATACAAAATGCTTCACTCACAAAACATTGCCTCGTTGGgcgctctcctcctcttggccCAGACATCAACGACACTCGCTCATCCTGCCAGACACAATTACCACCACAAGCACCACACCGTCAGGAATATCGCAGTTGAACACCACATCGGAGTTCCAGCTGATACAAGTGACATACTGTGGTCGGATCACACCGCGCAGACGTCGTCGAGAAAGAGGGGAAGCCTGGAAGATGGCAGCAAGGGGCGcaaagaggatgaaggaaGGACCTTTACGATCCGCCAGGTCAAGAACCCTCGTCTCGAAAGACGAAGTACCACACAGCGCAATGGTCTGTCAGCTTTGCTTCACGCCTACGCCAAGTACGGTGTTGAGCCGTCGCCCAGGATCAAGAGGGCCATGAAGCTGAACCCGGCTTTTCGTGAATATCGGGAAGAGCTTGAGAAGAGTATGACTACACTGTCCCCTATAACATAACAGCATAGAAGCAAGAGCTGATAAGCTTATCAACAGGAGGCGATATCACGGCCACAGTCGCAGCCATTCCCCCACCCGGGAACTACGAGTACGTCTCGCCTGTCGAGATCGGCACACCTCCGCAGACGGTATGGATGAACATCGACACCGGCTCTGCCGACTTGCAAgtcctcctttcttttctctagTCACCACAAACAAAACGTCTCGCTAacagaaaacaaaaacagcTGGGTAGTCTCCACCGACACCCCTCGCTACCAAACCCGCGGCCACGCCATCTACGACCCACACACCTCCAACAGCTCGGTCCTGGTCCCCGACCTCAATTGGCGCATCACCTACGCCGACGGCTCCGGCGCCCACGGCATCGTCTACCAAGACCGCGTCTCCATGGACGAAACGCTGTCTTTCCCCTCGCAAGTCGTGCAATCTGCCACTTCCATCTCATGGGACTTCACCACGGACCCATACGTCAGCGGGATCATGGGCTTGGGTATGTCGTCTGGTAATACGGTTAGTGACAGTATCAAGGATGTGGAGGCCAGAACGGGGGTGAAGATCTTGACGTTTATGGATAATGTGAGAGAACAGTTGAAGGAGCCGGTTTTCACCGCGAATCTGAGGGATAATGCGGAGGGAAGCTATGGGTTCGGGTTCATCAATGAGACGGAGTATATGGGCGAGGTGAGGTATGTGGATGTCAAGGAGGATGGCATCTTTTGGGAGTTTGAGGTGGGGGGCTACTTGATTgggagcgaggaggaggaggagaaggcagATGATGATCCAGTGATGATGGACCCTGCTCAGCCCGATGAAAACCCGAATACTAAGCAGGCGTCAACGACCATCCAGTCCGACCAGCCTACCTCAATGCAATCAAACCCCATCACACCTTCTCCGACCCAAACCGCCCAACCAGacacctcatcctcatcctccccccttctcctcgaaACCACAAACtcaacctccaccaccaaccaaaaACGAATCTCCTACCCCTTCACCACCATAGCCGACACAGGcaccaccctccttctcctccccgaCCGCGTCGTATCCGACTACTACTCCACCATCCCGCGCGCCTTTTACTCCCCAGAATGGGCAGGCTACCTCTTTCCCTGCGCTTACACTTCTTCTCTACCCGATTGGTCCTTTTTCCTCGGCTCCGCTGCATCTGAGACCACTACCACGACGTCTGATTCTAAAGCCGAGCCCAAACCTGATATCGGCCCGGAAGAAGTCGAAGAAGGGCAGGAAAAAGggcaggaagaaaaagggttCTACTACAAAGGCACAGTCCCCGGGCGGTACATGAACTATGGCGAAGTGAACGCAACCTGGTGCTACGGCGGGATGCAGAGCAGTGAGGACATTGGGTTTAGTATTTTTGGGGATGTGTTGCTTAAGGCGCAGTTGGTAGTGTTTGATTTGGGAGGGATGAGGGTGGGGTTCGCGGGGAAGGAGTTGGCAGAGGGGGTTGGAAAGGGGGAGGTGAGTTTGTGAAtgggtgatggatggatgggtagaTATCATGAGGTGGtgaggtgatgatgatgggagaCGGGTGGAAGACGGAGTCTagtgtgtacactactgaTAGACTTGAAAAGAGATAGGGAAGGAAAAATCATAAACGCAAGGGGGGTGAATACCCATCCATTGTTGTATGTCTGACGAACTTTGAATCAGGAACATCCAGCGGCTATACGCCTATTCATTCCTTTGTACCGACCCGCGTCCGAGACAAAATAGATGAAACTAACCAACAGGCTCTGCCAACCAGTCCCGCTACCGCTCGCTaagatgaaaagaaaaaaaaacaaaaaaaaaaaacgccgTTGCAAGACTGTGCTAAGAATTACAACAATTCGAAAAGACATCGGCTAGAGTCCCATTTGGCTATTACTATCCAGGAATTGCCTAGATTACAAGATTAGAGGTGCGAAAAAGACACTAGATGCGTGGTAAGAGTATACCCAAGGTATATTGTCAACGGTCTCAACTATTTTGTCTAGGACGAGCGACCTCCGCCAtcctctccccttctttcCAACGAGTACAGATCTCCCACGGCCTTCCCAGCGTGTAAATCATTCATGCAAATCAAGTAGCCATCATCTCTTCGCATTCTACCGTTCTCCTAGGACGGCATCAAAAGGACCGTGTTTTCAAATGCTCATCAACCCACCCCAGCCAGTTTGTACCGCTTCACAAATACAATGTAAACATTAACGCTGATGATGatcaacaaagaaaaagccAAATCAAACAAGGTCAACGGCGTCGGCTCGATAGGCACTTTAGAGACAGAAGACATTGATTAGCAGCTGAGCAGAGATGGCTGAAGAACGAAACCTACCTGGCGCTGGAGGGTAGTCTCAAACAACCGCCTCTCCGAGTGAACTCAAGCGGCACCGACAGCATCAtatggtggcggtggtgcttGGGGTTCTTCTGGTGGTGTCCTTGGTTGTACTTTTGGAAGACCTTGCTGGTTCGTGGCATGGGTGATCTTTCATCAAATGGTGGAGATCAGTATCTCTAATGGCCATGCCCCAAGAAACAAGATAGATGAGTGCTAGGCATATTGTTGTGATACGAGTCCGTCCGGTGATTGGAGGCATTTGGTGGAACGTGTCGATGGCTCCATTGCAATGAACCCAGATTTTTATTGACCGATACCAGAACCAGATGTACCCGATGACAACCCATCCAATAATGGTTGGAATGACTGTCTGGGTTGGGAAATTGGCGTTGTTAGCCTTAAGGGCTATTGGGATAGTGATGTTCATCCTAcgatatttattagtatatgaGAAAGGAGTTGGAGAGATGGGAAAGTAGAGAGTTGAATAGTAAGCGAGAAATATACTTGGAGGAGTGCCTTTGAGGAAGTCAGGTCTGATAGTCTAATTGTTGGATGATCTGACGGTCTGAGAATACTTGATAGAAATttttgtataatataatGATCAAAGTTTGGTTGAATGTTGGGAGAGAAGGATTTGAGGGCTATTGTAAGTCGTATGCGACCAGTGGGGCATACTGGGACTGTTGAGTTTGACATCTTGCTGACTATCGCTGTTGTGTTGGAAGATGTTGCAGAGCCGGGAAGTAGAGAGCAAGATAGTGCGCGAGATGACGATGTGATGCGAAAGTTTGGTTTTCAAGAAAAGAATTTGAGGGGGGATGCAGTGGTTTAAGTACCTTGGGAGGGCTTGGATTTGGTTTCCTGTCCATTTGCTTTCATCCTTGTGATCAGTCATCCTTTCTCTACGAGCGAAGCTCACTTTTGCAGTTGCGTACTTTTGCAGTTGCGTACGAGGTTCGGAGGCCCGAAGTTACGGTTGCCGAGTTTGATGCTTACCGTTTGCTAGGCGAGGTGAATAATGTTTTTTGGGGTTCCTTATCGGGGATGAGCAATGGGATGGCGGTTGGTTCTTGCCTTGTTAGGTGGAAGCACGGCGGagtgtgtacactactgaTTGACttggaaagagaaagaggctTGGAGCTCTTTTCATTCTCTCAAAAAGAGGAACTGTCCTCCGTTCAATGCGATATGGGACAATGATAAGGGTTTATGACGATATGAAAAACTCTGATGGATGGCCTCTAATGCATCTATCTCTCTATCTCCTCCAAGGCTTTTCAAGACTACCTAAAAAGTGTAAATCTCACAGTATTACCCGATAGAAAGCCTAACGCTTTTCTACATCCAACAAAGCTTCAGATTTTGTCTAGACCAACAGACAAACTAGAACTGGACCTTATTTCCGTCTTAAAACCTATGCATGCCTCAGACTCACAACCATTGGTGATGGCGTCGGGGCGTTAGTGGTGTGGAGATCATGGTCACTGTACGTATAACTTCTTTCGTCCATAGGAGGATGAATGGTCCGGTCCTTTGTGGTCGTTCATGAATTGAAGCGGCCTGGCCATCACGATGTACTGCATATTTCCAGGTACGCAAcagcggagaagaagaagtggctGAGGGGTACAGATACGTACGGTGCAATTTTGGGTAGGAGAACAGAGTCACTTCGGACAAGGTCTTCGAAGTCTGGAGCAACGGGATCCAATGACCCATTTTCTGGATTCAATGTTTCTGCAGGAGGGTAGTAAAGAGGCACTGTTGGCACACTCTGGAGAAGCGAGGCCCAATGACCGGTTTTCTGGATTCTATCGTCTGCAGGAGGGAAGGCGGTTGGCGCCGCATGGTGATGCGGCAGGTTGGATGGCTTGAGGATGGGTGTAGGGATGCTAGGGCGACGTCCACTGGCTCCAGAGACTCCGAAGACTTGCATCAAGCCAAGCTTGAGGAATTCCAAATACTTTTGTGATAGTGGCTTATTCGTATGTGGGAGGGTCTGGACTCTTCCAtgggagaggggaagggaaaagaaagaaatattgATTGAGATTGGAGAAGCATGGCGGCGGCAGTTTGCGATTGGCTACATTCGAAAGGTACCTGTCCGCCAGGGGAAGGAAGTACGTAGTGAGACTATTCTGCCTTGGCCAAGAACCTGGTGTTTTTTGCATGAGAAAGGTTACATGTACACACCTTGCGGAAACATAAAGTAAACGCGGGAGATATTTCAACCGGCAGTGGTGTTCAAACGGCACGGCTTGGGTGACGAGAGTGATAAGTGGTAAAACGCCTTGCGTCTTCTTGCGGCATTGTATAGTCTACGTCTAGAGTGCAGGTGTTTGCCTAGTCTGGAACCCAAAAAGGAAATGGTTTGCGTTCTCGACCTAGTTGGCAGTTCTTGCTTGTAATCCCGGGATGCACGAGGGAGTATCCGGTGTCAGTTGCTGCTCAACAGGTATGTGACGACTGTCTAATGCAGATGTCATAGGTACGTTCCTGCTGAGAGTTTGAGTCACGAATAGGAAGGATCAATTGAACGAAAGGATGAACTTCTTTCCTGAGGAACAAAGATCGAAAGAATCTAAATCCTTCCAGTGTcaaaggaaaaaaggaaaaaaaataaaaacatCGTCAAAGACCAAACCCTT
Proteins encoded in this region:
- a CDS encoding secreted aspartic proteinase, giving the protein MLHSQNIASLGALLLLAQTSTTLAHPARHNYHHKHHTVRNIAVEHHIGVPADTSDILWSDHTAQTSSRKRGSLEDGSKGRKEDEGRTFTIRQVKNPRLERRSTTQRNGLSALLHAYAKYGVEPSPRIKRAMKLNPAFREYREELEKRGDITATVAAIPPPGNYEYVSPVEIGTPPQTVWMNIDTGSADFWVVSTDTPRYQTRGHAIYDPHTSNSSVLVPDLNWRITYADGSGAHGIVYQDRVSMDETLSFPSQVVQSATSISWDFTTDPYVSGIMGLGMSSGNTVSDSIKDVEARTGVKILTFMDNVREQLKEPVFTANLRDNAEGSYGFGFINETEYMGEVRYVDVKEDGIFWEFEVGGYLIGSEEEEEKADDDPVMMDPAQPDENPNTKQASTTIQSDQPTSMQSNPITPSPTQTAQPDTSSSSSPLLLETTNSTSTTNQKRISYPFTTIADTGTTLLLLPDRVVSDYYSTIPRAFYSPEWAGYLFPCAYTSSLPDWSFFLGSAASETTTTTSDSKAEPKPDIGPEEVEEGQEKGQEEKGFYYKGTVPGRYMNYGEVNATWCYGGMQSSEDIGFSIFGDVLLKAQLVVFDLGGMRVGFAGKELAEGVGKGEVSL